One segment of Thunnus thynnus chromosome 19, fThuThy2.1, whole genome shotgun sequence DNA contains the following:
- the LOC137170622 gene encoding substance-P receptor-like isoform X1: MDPLDNATDFNATNGTNVSANYNYAFNQFIQPVWQITLWAVAYCSIVAVSVVGNVVVIWIILAHKRMRTVTNYFLVNLAFAEAAMSAFNTVINFTYAVHNEWYFGLAYCRFHNFFPIAAIFASIYSMTAIALDRYMAIIHPLQQRLTSTETRVVIGVIWILALLLAFPQYYFSSTAVLPGRTVCYIDWPEYTTVDFKKIYYVCVTLLIYFLPLGIMGCAYTTVGVTLWASEIPGDSSQHYKEQLIAKRKVVKMMIVVVCTFAVCWLPYHIYFLLHQFFPDLFEHRYIQQVYLAIMWLAMSSTMYNPIIYYCLNIRFRAGFQQVFCCCASTVAKEELELKSPRYLQTQQLRSNIHLESCFCPPGECEHISSQSDGDRCFHCRQPCSGGEKEGRAAVLRPSQPASCGGHIQRPRLRDVHQKPEQSFTLERRPS, translated from the exons ATGGACCCTCTCGACAACGCCACCGATTTTAACGCCacaaacgggacaaacgtgtcCGCCAACTACAACTACGCCTTCAACCAGTTCATCCAGCCGGTGTGGCAGATCACACTGTGGGCTGTCGCTTATTGCAGCATCGTTGCGGTGTCTGTGGTCGGTAACGTGGTGGTTATCTGGATTATTCTGGCGCATAAACGCATGAGAACCGTCACCAACTACTTTCTG GTGAACCTGGCCTTTGCAGAAGCCGCCATGTCAGCGTTCAACACGGTGATCAACTTTACCTACGCCGTTCACAACGAGTGGTACTTTGGTTTGGCGTACTGCCGCTTCCACAACTTCTTCCCCATTGCAGCCATATTTGCCAGCATTTACTCCATGACGGCCATAGCGCTGGACAG ATACATGGCTATTATCCATCCCCTGCAGCAGAGGCTGACCTCTACAGAGACCCGTGTGGTGATCGGTGTGATCTGGATACTGGCTCTGCTTCTGGCCTTCCCTCAGTACTACTTCTCGTCCACCGCCGTGCTGCCTGGACGCACCGTCTGCTACATAGACTGGCCTGAATACACCACCGTGGACTTCAAGAAGAT ATACTATGTTTGCGTGACACTCCTGATCTACTTCCTGCCCCTTGGCATCATGGGATGTGCATACACGACCGTGGGCGTTACCCTCTGGGCGAGTGAGATTCCCGGAGACTCCTCTCAACACTACAAAGAGCAGCTTATTGCAAAACGCAAG GTGGTGAAGATGATGATTGTGGTGGTTTGTACCTTCGCTGTCTGCTGGCTGCCCTATCATATCTACTTCTTACTGCACCAGTTCTTCCCTGATCTGTTCGAGCACCGCTACATCCAACAGGTCTACTTGGCTATCATGTGGCTGGCAATGAGCTCCACCATGTACAACCCCATCATCTACTACTGCCTCAACATCAG GTTCAGAGCAGGTTTCCAGCAGGtgttttgttgctgtgcttcCACCGTCGCCAAAGAGGAGCTCGAGCTCAAATCACCCCGCTACCTGCAAACACag cagttacggagcaacattcatttggagtcgtgtttctgtccacctggtgaat GTGAGCATATATCGAGCCAGTCGGATGGAGACCGTTGTTTCCACTGCCGTCAACCCTGCAGCGGTGGAGAAAAAGAGGGCAGAGCTGCCGTCCTGCGGCCCTCACAGCCAGCCTCATGTGGAGGTCACATCCAACGGCCCCGGCTCAGAGACGTTCACCAGAAGCCTGAACAGTCTTTCACATTAGAGCGAAGACCATCATGA
- the LOC137170622 gene encoding substance-P receptor-like isoform X2, with product MDPLDNATDFNATNGTNVSANYNYAFNQFIQPVWQITLWAVAYCSIVAVSVVGNVVVIWIILAHKRMRTVTNYFLVNLAFAEAAMSAFNTVINFTYAVHNEWYFGLAYCRFHNFFPIAAIFASIYSMTAIALDRYMAIIHPLQQRLTSTETRVVIGVIWILALLLAFPQYYFSSTAVLPGRTVCYIDWPEYTTVDFKKIYYVCVTLLIYFLPLGIMGCAYTTVGVTLWASEIPGDSSQHYKEQLIAKRKVVKMMIVVVCTFAVCWLPYHIYFLLHQFFPDLFEHRYIQQVYLAIMWLAMSSTMYNPIIYYCLNIRFRAGFQQVFCCCASTVAKEELELKSPRYLQTQVSIYRASRMETVVSTAVNPAAVEKKRAELPSCGPHSQPHVEVTSNGPGSETFTRSLNSLSH from the exons ATGGACCCTCTCGACAACGCCACCGATTTTAACGCCacaaacgggacaaacgtgtcCGCCAACTACAACTACGCCTTCAACCAGTTCATCCAGCCGGTGTGGCAGATCACACTGTGGGCTGTCGCTTATTGCAGCATCGTTGCGGTGTCTGTGGTCGGTAACGTGGTGGTTATCTGGATTATTCTGGCGCATAAACGCATGAGAACCGTCACCAACTACTTTCTG GTGAACCTGGCCTTTGCAGAAGCCGCCATGTCAGCGTTCAACACGGTGATCAACTTTACCTACGCCGTTCACAACGAGTGGTACTTTGGTTTGGCGTACTGCCGCTTCCACAACTTCTTCCCCATTGCAGCCATATTTGCCAGCATTTACTCCATGACGGCCATAGCGCTGGACAG ATACATGGCTATTATCCATCCCCTGCAGCAGAGGCTGACCTCTACAGAGACCCGTGTGGTGATCGGTGTGATCTGGATACTGGCTCTGCTTCTGGCCTTCCCTCAGTACTACTTCTCGTCCACCGCCGTGCTGCCTGGACGCACCGTCTGCTACATAGACTGGCCTGAATACACCACCGTGGACTTCAAGAAGAT ATACTATGTTTGCGTGACACTCCTGATCTACTTCCTGCCCCTTGGCATCATGGGATGTGCATACACGACCGTGGGCGTTACCCTCTGGGCGAGTGAGATTCCCGGAGACTCCTCTCAACACTACAAAGAGCAGCTTATTGCAAAACGCAAG GTGGTGAAGATGATGATTGTGGTGGTTTGTACCTTCGCTGTCTGCTGGCTGCCCTATCATATCTACTTCTTACTGCACCAGTTCTTCCCTGATCTGTTCGAGCACCGCTACATCCAACAGGTCTACTTGGCTATCATGTGGCTGGCAATGAGCTCCACCATGTACAACCCCATCATCTACTACTGCCTCAACATCAG GTTCAGAGCAGGTTTCCAGCAGGtgttttgttgctgtgcttcCACCGTCGCCAAAGAGGAGCTCGAGCTCAAATCACCCCGCTACCTGCAAACACag GTGAGCATATATCGAGCCAGTCGGATGGAGACCGTTGTTTCCACTGCCGTCAACCCTGCAGCGGTGGAGAAAAAGAGGGCAGAGCTGCCGTCCTGCGGCCCTCACAGCCAGCCTCATGTGGAGGTCACATCCAACGGCCCCGGCTCAGAGACGTTCACCAGAAGCCTGAACAGTCTTTCACATTAG